In Cygnus olor isolate bCygOlo1 chromosome 12, bCygOlo1.pri.v2, whole genome shotgun sequence, one DNA window encodes the following:
- the TERB1 gene encoding telomere repeats-binding bouquet formation protein 1 isoform X2, with protein sequence METADLNKKQMLFPCHCRTRTGVQPKMENRNVQKTLCDMKTDLNLLLECLKYQMDCPLSQKEALITIYSICQQNSEASEYFREIGGLRFINDLAKSSVHCIVKEAALFTLGIIIESNVYCQQSLCTSALFEDLILFLINKDSGVNLKRTSVYVILVLVSNNKYGQTYVRETGCIGLLLQLFRTTLSTSEMNLSDENTYQCYQLWSSVCSTLCACVNNPQNEDNQSICCAVFPYAKEWLESCTEPEIVRPICSFVGLTVANNSTVQKYFVSVGGLDTLAKVLIKLMHDSCMSHSSTKLAVVVTKTLDACIANDSAMGGALAKYHTVSELLNLLSNDTLDTGEKISIILTIGHCTEVCEENQYELLKNNGLPLMIQVLTESQDEELNKAATFVLQNCKQMTEQLSLKINESSLNEKNADELEADVQIRERSLQDYWKKAKEILHRIKLIEKEHDEERMQGRVFVDRPSENSVEAPKYPKVNPSGPETYIERTHKEIRYPRLTSNLDGPVLALAVNSPLKNETVNAMNPVNTSTRKSEQNDIPRPVYEEQTDSVLQSHRKSSEKEGCEKRQSVLQVQKGSFKQPAKTVRNMKQACTSDHHSFSSEITKEEKSTLTTTASLKMTDLRCLGCTTAGLSFNSKTFSKMLRSCPYLCYHHKVILEAEERYKKELKKLPVSNNSRYAAYEKILLTPIKKGKSHTETSTYKSKKDNFQSILLTPIRKNKSDTSHRDEHDKNTQLPEEYNLLPTYEKSFQKNQDANLKRQCVKEKHSQECQQLKENCIYSLDEDENNERGSLDINMRTLNKKRRIRKDFTDEEINYLLTGVKEMGHHWNLILWSYPFQKGRTNVDLSSKYYKLQRQEKSKSHQ encoded by the exons ATGGAAACTGCTGAtctaaacaaaaagcaaatgctttttccttgcCATTGTAGAACAAGAACAGGGGTACAACCTAAAATGGAAAATCGAAACGTGCAGAAAACACTGTGTG ATATGAAAACAGATCTGAACTTACTGCTTGAATGCCTTAAATACCAGATGGACTGCCCTTTATCTCAGAAAGAGGCTTTGATCACTATTTATTCAATTTGTCAACAAAACA GTGAAGCAAGTGAATATTTTCGAGAAATTGGTGGTTTGAGGTTTATAAATGATCTTGCAAAGTCAAGTGTCCATTGCATAGTAAAGGAAGCAGCTTTATTTACGTTAGGAATTATAATAGAGAGTAATG TTTACTGTCAACAATCTTTATGTACTTCTGCATTGTTTGAGgacctcattttatttttaattaataaggATTCTGGTGTGAACTTGAAAAGAACGTCTGTTTATGTCATCTTAGTACTGGTTTCAAATAACA AATATGGGCAAACTTACGTCAGAGAAACAGGCTGCATTGGTCTTCTGCTACAGTTATTCAG AACAACTCTTTCCACATCTGAGATGAATCTGTCAGATGAAAATACTTATCAGTGCTATCAGCTGTGGTCTTCAGTCTGCAGTACTCTCTGTGCCTGCGTTAACAATCCTCAGAACG aagATAATCAAAGCATTTGCTGTGCAGTTTTTCCATATGCAAAAGAATGGCTAGAAAGTTGCACAGAGCCTGAGATAGTTCGTCCTATTTGTTCGTTTGTTGGCCTCACAGTTGCAAATAACT CCACTGTGcagaaatactttgtttctGTTGGAGGACTGGATACCTTAGCTAAAGTTCTCATCAAGTTGATGCATGATTCCTGTATGAGTCACTCCAGCACAAAACTTGCAGTAGTAGTAACAAAGACTCTGGATGCCTGCATTGCTAATGACT CTGCCATGGGTGGTGCTTTGGCGAAGTATCACACTGTGTCAGAGCTACTGAACCTGCTGTCTAATGACACTTTggatacaggagaaaaaattaGTATTATTCTAACAATTGGACATTGTACTGAGGTTTGtg aagaaaatcaatATGAACTGCTTAAGAACAATGGTCTTCCACTTATGATTCAGGTACTAACTGAGTCTCAAGACGAGGAACTAAACAAAGCTGCTACTTTTGTGCtgcaaaactgcaaacaaatgA CTGAACAATTGTCCCTGAAAATCAATGAGAGTTCATTAAATGAGAAGAATGCAGATGAGTTGGAAGCAGACGTGCAAATCAGAGAAAGAAGTCTACAGGACtactggaagaaagcaaaagaaattttacaCAGAATAAAATTGATTGAAAAAGAACATGATGAG GAAAGAATGCAAGGAAGAGTATTTGTTGATAGACCTTCAGAAAACAGTGTTGAAGCACCAAAATACCCCAAAGTGAATCCTAGTGGTCCAGAAACATATATAGAAAGAACACATAAAGAAATACGTTATCCACGATTAACGTCTAATTTGGATGGTCCGGTTCTTGCTCTAGCTGTGAATTCTCccctgaaaaatgaaacagtgaatGCTATGAATCCAGTAAACACTTCTACTAGAAAAAGTGAACAGAATGATATTCCACGGCCAGTTTATGAAGAGCAGACAGACAGTGTACTTCAAAGTCATCGTAAGTCGAGTGAAAAGGAAGGTTGTGAAAAAAGGCAGTCTGTTCTTCAAGTACA GAAAGGCTCATTTAAACAACCAGCAAAGACTGTTAGAAATATGAAACAGGCGTGCACATCAG ACCACCATTCATTCTCATCAGAGAtaaccaaggaagaaaaaagtacctTGACTACAACTGCATCccttaaaatgacagatttaaGGTGTTTAG gttgtACAACAGCAGGTCTGTCATTCAATAGTAAAACTTTTAGCAAGATGCTGCGAAGTTGTCCATACCTATGCTATCATCACAAAGTCATTCTGGAAGCtgaagaaagatataaaaaggAACTTAAGAAGTTGCCTGTTTCTAATAACAGTAGATATGCAGCTTAtgaga AAATACTGCTGACCccaataaagaaaggaaaatcgCATACAGAGACATCAACTTATAAGAGCAAAAAGGATAATTTCCAAA gtattCTTTTGACTCCgattagaaaaaacaaatctgataCTTCCCATAGAGATGAACATGATAAAAATACTCAGTTACCTGAAGAATATAACTTGCTACCAACATATGAAAAGT CTTTCCAAAAAAACCAGGATGCTAACTTGAAGAGACAatgtgtgaaagaaaagcacagccaGGAATGTcaacagttaaaagaaaattgtatatATTCACTTGACGAAGATGAG AACAATGAGAGAGGCTCCCTGGATATAAACATGAGAActttaaacaagaaaagaagaatccGAAAAGATTTCAcagatgaagaaattaattatcTTTTAACTGGAGTAAAAGAAATGGGTCATCACTGGAATTTGATTTTGTGGTCCTATCCATTTCAGAAAGGACGGACAAACGTTGATCTTTCCAGCAAATACTACAAGTTGCAG aggcaggaaaaaagcaaaagtcatCAATAA
- the TERB1 gene encoding telomere repeats-binding bouquet formation protein 1 isoform X6 produces the protein MTAASESNSDMKTDLNLLLECLKYQMDCPLSQKEALITIYSICQQNSEASEYFREIGGLRFINDLAKSSVHCIVKEAALFTLGIIIESNVYCQQSLCTSALFEDLILFLINKDSGVNLKRTSVYVILVLVSNNKYGQTYVRETGCIGLLLQLFRTTLSTSEMNLSDENTYQCYQLWSSVCSTLCACVNNPQNEDNQSICCAVFPYAKEWLESCTEPEIVRPICSFVGLTVANNSTVQKYFVSVGGLDTLAKVLIKLMHDSCMSHSSTKLAVVVTKTLDACIANDSAMGGALAKYHTVSELLNLLSNDTLDTGEKISIILTIGHCTEVCEENQYELLKNNGLPLMIQVLTESQDEELNKAATFVLQNCKQMTEQLSLKINESSLNEKNADELEADVQIRERSLQDYWKKAKEILHRIKLIEKEHDEERMQGRVFVDRPSENSVEAPKYPKVNPSGPETYIERTHKEIRYPRLTSNLDGPVLALAVNSPLKNETVNAMNPVNTSTRKSEQNDIPRPVYEEQTDSVLQSHRKSSEKEGCEKRQSVLQVQKGSFKQPAKTVRNMKQACTSDHHSFSSEITKEEKSTLTTTASLKMTDLRCLGCTTAGLSFNSKTFSKMLRSCPYLCYHHKVILEAEERYKKELKKLPVSNNSRYAAYEKILLTPIKKGKSHTETSTYKSKKDNFQSILLTPIRKNKSDTSHRDEHDKNTQLPEEYNLLPTYEKSFQKNQDANLKRQCVKEKHSQECQQLKENCIYSLDEDENNERGSLDINMRTLNKKRRIRKDFTDEEINYLLTGVKEMGHHWNLILWSYPFQKGRTNVDLSSKYYKLQRQEKSKSHQ, from the exons ATGACTGCTGCTTCAGAGTCGAACTCTG ATATGAAAACAGATCTGAACTTACTGCTTGAATGCCTTAAATACCAGATGGACTGCCCTTTATCTCAGAAAGAGGCTTTGATCACTATTTATTCAATTTGTCAACAAAACA GTGAAGCAAGTGAATATTTTCGAGAAATTGGTGGTTTGAGGTTTATAAATGATCTTGCAAAGTCAAGTGTCCATTGCATAGTAAAGGAAGCAGCTTTATTTACGTTAGGAATTATAATAGAGAGTAATG TTTACTGTCAACAATCTTTATGTACTTCTGCATTGTTTGAGgacctcattttatttttaattaataaggATTCTGGTGTGAACTTGAAAAGAACGTCTGTTTATGTCATCTTAGTACTGGTTTCAAATAACA AATATGGGCAAACTTACGTCAGAGAAACAGGCTGCATTGGTCTTCTGCTACAGTTATTCAG AACAACTCTTTCCACATCTGAGATGAATCTGTCAGATGAAAATACTTATCAGTGCTATCAGCTGTGGTCTTCAGTCTGCAGTACTCTCTGTGCCTGCGTTAACAATCCTCAGAACG aagATAATCAAAGCATTTGCTGTGCAGTTTTTCCATATGCAAAAGAATGGCTAGAAAGTTGCACAGAGCCTGAGATAGTTCGTCCTATTTGTTCGTTTGTTGGCCTCACAGTTGCAAATAACT CCACTGTGcagaaatactttgtttctGTTGGAGGACTGGATACCTTAGCTAAAGTTCTCATCAAGTTGATGCATGATTCCTGTATGAGTCACTCCAGCACAAAACTTGCAGTAGTAGTAACAAAGACTCTGGATGCCTGCATTGCTAATGACT CTGCCATGGGTGGTGCTTTGGCGAAGTATCACACTGTGTCAGAGCTACTGAACCTGCTGTCTAATGACACTTTggatacaggagaaaaaattaGTATTATTCTAACAATTGGACATTGTACTGAGGTTTGtg aagaaaatcaatATGAACTGCTTAAGAACAATGGTCTTCCACTTATGATTCAGGTACTAACTGAGTCTCAAGACGAGGAACTAAACAAAGCTGCTACTTTTGTGCtgcaaaactgcaaacaaatgA CTGAACAATTGTCCCTGAAAATCAATGAGAGTTCATTAAATGAGAAGAATGCAGATGAGTTGGAAGCAGACGTGCAAATCAGAGAAAGAAGTCTACAGGACtactggaagaaagcaaaagaaattttacaCAGAATAAAATTGATTGAAAAAGAACATGATGAG GAAAGAATGCAAGGAAGAGTATTTGTTGATAGACCTTCAGAAAACAGTGTTGAAGCACCAAAATACCCCAAAGTGAATCCTAGTGGTCCAGAAACATATATAGAAAGAACACATAAAGAAATACGTTATCCACGATTAACGTCTAATTTGGATGGTCCGGTTCTTGCTCTAGCTGTGAATTCTCccctgaaaaatgaaacagtgaatGCTATGAATCCAGTAAACACTTCTACTAGAAAAAGTGAACAGAATGATATTCCACGGCCAGTTTATGAAGAGCAGACAGACAGTGTACTTCAAAGTCATCGTAAGTCGAGTGAAAAGGAAGGTTGTGAAAAAAGGCAGTCTGTTCTTCAAGTACA GAAAGGCTCATTTAAACAACCAGCAAAGACTGTTAGAAATATGAAACAGGCGTGCACATCAG ACCACCATTCATTCTCATCAGAGAtaaccaaggaagaaaaaagtacctTGACTACAACTGCATCccttaaaatgacagatttaaGGTGTTTAG gttgtACAACAGCAGGTCTGTCATTCAATAGTAAAACTTTTAGCAAGATGCTGCGAAGTTGTCCATACCTATGCTATCATCACAAAGTCATTCTGGAAGCtgaagaaagatataaaaaggAACTTAAGAAGTTGCCTGTTTCTAATAACAGTAGATATGCAGCTTAtgaga AAATACTGCTGACCccaataaagaaaggaaaatcgCATACAGAGACATCAACTTATAAGAGCAAAAAGGATAATTTCCAAA gtattCTTTTGACTCCgattagaaaaaacaaatctgataCTTCCCATAGAGATGAACATGATAAAAATACTCAGTTACCTGAAGAATATAACTTGCTACCAACATATGAAAAGT CTTTCCAAAAAAACCAGGATGCTAACTTGAAGAGACAatgtgtgaaagaaaagcacagccaGGAATGTcaacagttaaaagaaaattgtatatATTCACTTGACGAAGATGAG AACAATGAGAGAGGCTCCCTGGATATAAACATGAGAActttaaacaagaaaagaagaatccGAAAAGATTTCAcagatgaagaaattaattatcTTTTAACTGGAGTAAAAGAAATGGGTCATCACTGGAATTTGATTTTGTGGTCCTATCCATTTCAGAAAGGACGGACAAACGTTGATCTTTCCAGCAAATACTACAAGTTGCAG aggcaggaaaaaagcaaaagtcatCAATAA
- the TERB1 gene encoding telomere repeats-binding bouquet formation protein 1 isoform X5: MENRNVQKTLCDMKTDLNLLLECLKYQMDCPLSQKEALITIYSICQQNSEASEYFREIGGLRFINDLAKSSVHCIVKEAALFTLGIIIESNVYCQQSLCTSALFEDLILFLINKDSGVNLKRTSVYVILVLVSNNKYGQTYVRETGCIGLLLQLFRTTLSTSEMNLSDENTYQCYQLWSSVCSTLCACVNNPQNEDNQSICCAVFPYAKEWLESCTEPEIVRPICSFVGLTVANNSTVQKYFVSVGGLDTLAKVLIKLMHDSCMSHSSTKLAVVVTKTLDACIANDSAMGGALAKYHTVSELLNLLSNDTLDTGEKISIILTIGHCTEVCEENQYELLKNNGLPLMIQVLTESQDEELNKAATFVLQNCKQMTEQLSLKINESSLNEKNADELEADVQIRERSLQDYWKKAKEILHRIKLIEKEHDEERMQGRVFVDRPSENSVEAPKYPKVNPSGPETYIERTHKEIRYPRLTSNLDGPVLALAVNSPLKNETVNAMNPVNTSTRKSEQNDIPRPVYEEQTDSVLQSHRKSSEKEGCEKRQSVLQVQKGSFKQPAKTVRNMKQACTSDHHSFSSEITKEEKSTLTTTASLKMTDLRCLGCTTAGLSFNSKTFSKMLRSCPYLCYHHKVILEAEERYKKELKKLPVSNNSRYAAYEKILLTPIKKGKSHTETSTYKSKKDNFQSILLTPIRKNKSDTSHRDEHDKNTQLPEEYNLLPTYEKSFQKNQDANLKRQCVKEKHSQECQQLKENCIYSLDEDENNERGSLDINMRTLNKKRRIRKDFTDEEINYLLTGVKEMGHHWNLILWSYPFQKGRTNVDLSSKYYKLQRQEKSKSHQ, from the exons ATGGAAAATCGAAACGTGCAGAAAACACTGTGTG ATATGAAAACAGATCTGAACTTACTGCTTGAATGCCTTAAATACCAGATGGACTGCCCTTTATCTCAGAAAGAGGCTTTGATCACTATTTATTCAATTTGTCAACAAAACA GTGAAGCAAGTGAATATTTTCGAGAAATTGGTGGTTTGAGGTTTATAAATGATCTTGCAAAGTCAAGTGTCCATTGCATAGTAAAGGAAGCAGCTTTATTTACGTTAGGAATTATAATAGAGAGTAATG TTTACTGTCAACAATCTTTATGTACTTCTGCATTGTTTGAGgacctcattttatttttaattaataaggATTCTGGTGTGAACTTGAAAAGAACGTCTGTTTATGTCATCTTAGTACTGGTTTCAAATAACA AATATGGGCAAACTTACGTCAGAGAAACAGGCTGCATTGGTCTTCTGCTACAGTTATTCAG AACAACTCTTTCCACATCTGAGATGAATCTGTCAGATGAAAATACTTATCAGTGCTATCAGCTGTGGTCTTCAGTCTGCAGTACTCTCTGTGCCTGCGTTAACAATCCTCAGAACG aagATAATCAAAGCATTTGCTGTGCAGTTTTTCCATATGCAAAAGAATGGCTAGAAAGTTGCACAGAGCCTGAGATAGTTCGTCCTATTTGTTCGTTTGTTGGCCTCACAGTTGCAAATAACT CCACTGTGcagaaatactttgtttctGTTGGAGGACTGGATACCTTAGCTAAAGTTCTCATCAAGTTGATGCATGATTCCTGTATGAGTCACTCCAGCACAAAACTTGCAGTAGTAGTAACAAAGACTCTGGATGCCTGCATTGCTAATGACT CTGCCATGGGTGGTGCTTTGGCGAAGTATCACACTGTGTCAGAGCTACTGAACCTGCTGTCTAATGACACTTTggatacaggagaaaaaattaGTATTATTCTAACAATTGGACATTGTACTGAGGTTTGtg aagaaaatcaatATGAACTGCTTAAGAACAATGGTCTTCCACTTATGATTCAGGTACTAACTGAGTCTCAAGACGAGGAACTAAACAAAGCTGCTACTTTTGTGCtgcaaaactgcaaacaaatgA CTGAACAATTGTCCCTGAAAATCAATGAGAGTTCATTAAATGAGAAGAATGCAGATGAGTTGGAAGCAGACGTGCAAATCAGAGAAAGAAGTCTACAGGACtactggaagaaagcaaaagaaattttacaCAGAATAAAATTGATTGAAAAAGAACATGATGAG GAAAGAATGCAAGGAAGAGTATTTGTTGATAGACCTTCAGAAAACAGTGTTGAAGCACCAAAATACCCCAAAGTGAATCCTAGTGGTCCAGAAACATATATAGAAAGAACACATAAAGAAATACGTTATCCACGATTAACGTCTAATTTGGATGGTCCGGTTCTTGCTCTAGCTGTGAATTCTCccctgaaaaatgaaacagtgaatGCTATGAATCCAGTAAACACTTCTACTAGAAAAAGTGAACAGAATGATATTCCACGGCCAGTTTATGAAGAGCAGACAGACAGTGTACTTCAAAGTCATCGTAAGTCGAGTGAAAAGGAAGGTTGTGAAAAAAGGCAGTCTGTTCTTCAAGTACA GAAAGGCTCATTTAAACAACCAGCAAAGACTGTTAGAAATATGAAACAGGCGTGCACATCAG ACCACCATTCATTCTCATCAGAGAtaaccaaggaagaaaaaagtacctTGACTACAACTGCATCccttaaaatgacagatttaaGGTGTTTAG gttgtACAACAGCAGGTCTGTCATTCAATAGTAAAACTTTTAGCAAGATGCTGCGAAGTTGTCCATACCTATGCTATCATCACAAAGTCATTCTGGAAGCtgaagaaagatataaaaaggAACTTAAGAAGTTGCCTGTTTCTAATAACAGTAGATATGCAGCTTAtgaga AAATACTGCTGACCccaataaagaaaggaaaatcgCATACAGAGACATCAACTTATAAGAGCAAAAAGGATAATTTCCAAA gtattCTTTTGACTCCgattagaaaaaacaaatctgataCTTCCCATAGAGATGAACATGATAAAAATACTCAGTTACCTGAAGAATATAACTTGCTACCAACATATGAAAAGT CTTTCCAAAAAAACCAGGATGCTAACTTGAAGAGACAatgtgtgaaagaaaagcacagccaGGAATGTcaacagttaaaagaaaattgtatatATTCACTTGACGAAGATGAG AACAATGAGAGAGGCTCCCTGGATATAAACATGAGAActttaaacaagaaaagaagaatccGAAAAGATTTCAcagatgaagaaattaattatcTTTTAACTGGAGTAAAAGAAATGGGTCATCACTGGAATTTGATTTTGTGGTCCTATCCATTTCAGAAAGGACGGACAAACGTTGATCTTTCCAGCAAATACTACAAGTTGCAG aggcaggaaaaaagcaaaagtcatCAATAA
- the TERB1 gene encoding telomere repeats-binding bouquet formation protein 1 isoform X7, translating to MKTDLNLLLECLKYQMDCPLSQKEALITIYSICQQNSEASEYFREIGGLRFINDLAKSSVHCIVKEAALFTLGIIIESNVYCQQSLCTSALFEDLILFLINKDSGVNLKRTSVYVILVLVSNNKYGQTYVRETGCIGLLLQLFRTTLSTSEMNLSDENTYQCYQLWSSVCSTLCACVNNPQNEDNQSICCAVFPYAKEWLESCTEPEIVRPICSFVGLTVANNSTVQKYFVSVGGLDTLAKVLIKLMHDSCMSHSSTKLAVVVTKTLDACIANDSAMGGALAKYHTVSELLNLLSNDTLDTGEKISIILTIGHCTEVCEENQYELLKNNGLPLMIQVLTESQDEELNKAATFVLQNCKQMTEQLSLKINESSLNEKNADELEADVQIRERSLQDYWKKAKEILHRIKLIEKEHDEERMQGRVFVDRPSENSVEAPKYPKVNPSGPETYIERTHKEIRYPRLTSNLDGPVLALAVNSPLKNETVNAMNPVNTSTRKSEQNDIPRPVYEEQTDSVLQSHRKSSEKEGCEKRQSVLQVQKGSFKQPAKTVRNMKQACTSDHHSFSSEITKEEKSTLTTTASLKMTDLRCLGCTTAGLSFNSKTFSKMLRSCPYLCYHHKVILEAEERYKKELKKLPVSNNSRYAAYEKILLTPIKKGKSHTETSTYKSKKDNFQSILLTPIRKNKSDTSHRDEHDKNTQLPEEYNLLPTYEKSFQKNQDANLKRQCVKEKHSQECQQLKENCIYSLDEDENNERGSLDINMRTLNKKRRIRKDFTDEEINYLLTGVKEMGHHWNLILWSYPFQKGRTNVDLSSKYYKLQRQEKSKSHQ from the exons ATGAAAACAGATCTGAACTTACTGCTTGAATGCCTTAAATACCAGATGGACTGCCCTTTATCTCAGAAAGAGGCTTTGATCACTATTTATTCAATTTGTCAACAAAACA GTGAAGCAAGTGAATATTTTCGAGAAATTGGTGGTTTGAGGTTTATAAATGATCTTGCAAAGTCAAGTGTCCATTGCATAGTAAAGGAAGCAGCTTTATTTACGTTAGGAATTATAATAGAGAGTAATG TTTACTGTCAACAATCTTTATGTACTTCTGCATTGTTTGAGgacctcattttatttttaattaataaggATTCTGGTGTGAACTTGAAAAGAACGTCTGTTTATGTCATCTTAGTACTGGTTTCAAATAACA AATATGGGCAAACTTACGTCAGAGAAACAGGCTGCATTGGTCTTCTGCTACAGTTATTCAG AACAACTCTTTCCACATCTGAGATGAATCTGTCAGATGAAAATACTTATCAGTGCTATCAGCTGTGGTCTTCAGTCTGCAGTACTCTCTGTGCCTGCGTTAACAATCCTCAGAACG aagATAATCAAAGCATTTGCTGTGCAGTTTTTCCATATGCAAAAGAATGGCTAGAAAGTTGCACAGAGCCTGAGATAGTTCGTCCTATTTGTTCGTTTGTTGGCCTCACAGTTGCAAATAACT CCACTGTGcagaaatactttgtttctGTTGGAGGACTGGATACCTTAGCTAAAGTTCTCATCAAGTTGATGCATGATTCCTGTATGAGTCACTCCAGCACAAAACTTGCAGTAGTAGTAACAAAGACTCTGGATGCCTGCATTGCTAATGACT CTGCCATGGGTGGTGCTTTGGCGAAGTATCACACTGTGTCAGAGCTACTGAACCTGCTGTCTAATGACACTTTggatacaggagaaaaaattaGTATTATTCTAACAATTGGACATTGTACTGAGGTTTGtg aagaaaatcaatATGAACTGCTTAAGAACAATGGTCTTCCACTTATGATTCAGGTACTAACTGAGTCTCAAGACGAGGAACTAAACAAAGCTGCTACTTTTGTGCtgcaaaactgcaaacaaatgA CTGAACAATTGTCCCTGAAAATCAATGAGAGTTCATTAAATGAGAAGAATGCAGATGAGTTGGAAGCAGACGTGCAAATCAGAGAAAGAAGTCTACAGGACtactggaagaaagcaaaagaaattttacaCAGAATAAAATTGATTGAAAAAGAACATGATGAG GAAAGAATGCAAGGAAGAGTATTTGTTGATAGACCTTCAGAAAACAGTGTTGAAGCACCAAAATACCCCAAAGTGAATCCTAGTGGTCCAGAAACATATATAGAAAGAACACATAAAGAAATACGTTATCCACGATTAACGTCTAATTTGGATGGTCCGGTTCTTGCTCTAGCTGTGAATTCTCccctgaaaaatgaaacagtgaatGCTATGAATCCAGTAAACACTTCTACTAGAAAAAGTGAACAGAATGATATTCCACGGCCAGTTTATGAAGAGCAGACAGACAGTGTACTTCAAAGTCATCGTAAGTCGAGTGAAAAGGAAGGTTGTGAAAAAAGGCAGTCTGTTCTTCAAGTACA GAAAGGCTCATTTAAACAACCAGCAAAGACTGTTAGAAATATGAAACAGGCGTGCACATCAG ACCACCATTCATTCTCATCAGAGAtaaccaaggaagaaaaaagtacctTGACTACAACTGCATCccttaaaatgacagatttaaGGTGTTTAG gttgtACAACAGCAGGTCTGTCATTCAATAGTAAAACTTTTAGCAAGATGCTGCGAAGTTGTCCATACCTATGCTATCATCACAAAGTCATTCTGGAAGCtgaagaaagatataaaaaggAACTTAAGAAGTTGCCTGTTTCTAATAACAGTAGATATGCAGCTTAtgaga AAATACTGCTGACCccaataaagaaaggaaaatcgCATACAGAGACATCAACTTATAAGAGCAAAAAGGATAATTTCCAAA gtattCTTTTGACTCCgattagaaaaaacaaatctgataCTTCCCATAGAGATGAACATGATAAAAATACTCAGTTACCTGAAGAATATAACTTGCTACCAACATATGAAAAGT CTTTCCAAAAAAACCAGGATGCTAACTTGAAGAGACAatgtgtgaaagaaaagcacagccaGGAATGTcaacagttaaaagaaaattgtatatATTCACTTGACGAAGATGAG AACAATGAGAGAGGCTCCCTGGATATAAACATGAGAActttaaacaagaaaagaagaatccGAAAAGATTTCAcagatgaagaaattaattatcTTTTAACTGGAGTAAAAGAAATGGGTCATCACTGGAATTTGATTTTGTGGTCCTATCCATTTCAGAAAGGACGGACAAACGTTGATCTTTCCAGCAAATACTACAAGTTGCAG aggcaggaaaaaagcaaaagtcatCAATAA